Sequence from the Miscanthus floridulus cultivar M001 chromosome 16, ASM1932011v1, whole genome shotgun sequence genome:
TGTGTGTGACGTTGTCATACTTGTCATCTATCTATCTAGCGCATGGAGGTGTGATTTCTTAACCGAATTTTCGTGTTCTCCATGTGATGCTACTGCTTGATCCCTTATGTGTTTCAATGCAATATAAATTGCATTGTcattgatcatgacaaagaaaaACATCTGCTGCCTTGAATTGGGGGAAAGGAAATTATACCTTATCTGTTGTAGTGGACTTTGTTATATTCTTTTTTGTTCAAATAATCCCAGTTAAATAACTTTTATTTTGTAATATGATTTCGTGTTTTTGTGTGGTGCTTCTATATCACAAAACGATGGCAAGTGGTGATAGAGGCCTAATGATTCTTAACATAGAACAATGATGAGGCATTGCTACACAGCTACAGAGGCCTAATGGTTCTTACCATGGTCGTATTTTACGTTCCCCTTGTAAGGCGCACGTATAAAAGTAGAGATGTGATTTTAACGCATTGGGGAGTTATGTGGTTGGATTAAACTTGAATCATATTCTAATTATTCATGTTTCATGAAAACTCATGTAATATTCATAATTGGCTAGAAACAGAACGTTGCGAACATCACGCTTAATGTCATGACCCAAACATGCCAATTTTTTCACAAGTATCGTGAGCATATTATTCCTTCATTTAAGTAAATTATAAATAGTCTAATTTCATTGCCATCCACTAACATTATTTTATAATATATTATTCCTTCGTTTAAGTAAAATATAAAATTGTCTAATTTCATTGCAACTTATTTGTAATTTTTGCAGCAAGCTAGCAATACACATGCGCCTTAGGCCTTTGCAGTAAACGAGCAAATCTGTCATTCAAATAGGGCTCAAGGCCACACAAGCTGTCACACATATCTCCTGAGGGCATTGCACCTGGATTCATATTAGTCAACGTCTGAGACATTCGAAAAGAAACCAAAAATTGAAAACGGACCGAAACCAAGAAACTCTCTGTGGCTTAAATATTAGGGTAAGATAAGACTAGTAAAATTACGACCTATCACATGCAGCAAGCAAACACTAAGATTAGCGAAACCTATCTAGAGATCGGTTAGACCGATTTAGAGCCCGTCCTTCACCACAAGGACTCGGCAACACCTCCCAGGAGGACTCGTTGGGGAAATACACACCTGAGGTTGTCATAAGGTCGGTAAGGCCACCTAAAACGCCGTGGGATCTCGCGGAGAGTTACAACGAACAACAAGAGATTGGAAAAAAAAGGCAAAAAAGGTTATAGTAGATGTAAAAAGTCGATTGAATGTTGGATTTCTTAATCAACCATGATCTTCTAATATATAAAGAAGGTGGTCTTATCTCAATAGGAAGCTAAGTCTAAATCGTAATCTTCACGTTTTCTACGCCAAAATAGGTCAAAAGGCGATTTGAAAAGTAATCGATGAGGACTCGAACAGGGAAAGGTTTCGTCGGGCTAGAGGAGGCTGGCTTCAGTAGGGCACGCAGGGGCCGTTTTTGTCAGGGCTGCGCAAGCCTGGCTAGTTGGCTGAGCAGAGAAATCGGTTTGGCCGGTTCTGCTGACCGGGCGCTAGTCTTCCTTGTCCTTTTTTGCCTCCTAGGCTTCAATGCGAGGTTCCAATATATTTTGATGAGTGTTTTATTGCCAGAAACATCACCACAACAAAGTACCTTTCATGCCTCAGTCAATTTTGGTCGTCAACAGCAGCGCTCGCCGCAAAAGGATTTTCTTAGTTCTTACACGTTGAGGATCAACTATTATTTGCATGCattatttacaaaaaaaaagtCGAACGTGCTCTTTGCACGACATTCATTAAGCAGGGGTAGGAAAACTTAAAATACAAATGTTCCGCAGCAGTAATCAAAGGATTACTGAAGCCACACGGCCACTGGGCACCACGCGATTGTGATTACAGGGAAAATACGCTGCGACCTAGGGAGTACGACAACATCACATAAGCGCCAGCAGCGGTAGCAGATGCCTGTATCCCGCTAGGCACCACTCATTCGCCTCCTCCTGAATTAACAGCGCCAAACGACTTGGTGCAGCGGAAGTGCCATTGAAAGTCCTAGCATTCCGTTCCTTCCGAATGCTCCAcccgacgaggaagaagagggaatCGAAGCCCTTGCGCAATTGCTTGTGCAGCAGCTTCCTAGTTCTCAGCCACCATTCCAACACTCTCTCCTCCTGAACGATCAGGACTTCCTGCAGCTGAAGCTTAGCCAGCAGAATGCTCCAAACTTCCTTGCTGAAGGGACAACCAAGAATGAGGTGGTCCATTGTTTCCGGCATCTGATCACAGATGATGCATGCATTCGAATCATGAAGTCCATGCCGATGACGTCGCTCCGCCGTCCAGCACCTGCCGTGCATGACCAGCCAGAAGAAGAATCgcacccacgccgccgccgccgtcttccATATTTTCTTTGCGCCCAGTGGTCTCGAGGACCCGAGGAACATGGCCCCATAGGCCGATGCCGACGAGTAGGTTCTGTCCGTCGTGAACCTCCAGCAAAAGATGTCCGGCGAACCCGGCACAAGCTGCACGTCCTGCAGTAATCGCCAGACCGTCATGAATCCGGCGATCACCGGCACGGTGAAGGCTCCGGTGATGTGGCGCACCCATGCTCGACCATGCATTATTTACATGTTCTACTGATATCTTTTTCATGCTTGTGTGCAACTAAACCGCTAATATTTTGTTATATGATAATAAGATAACATTTTAGAGGAACTTTAAACATAATATATAGTACTTCATCATTCCAAAACATAGCTAGTTTTAGGTTGGTCCTATATAAGACAAtgctaagcctaactaattttttATTAAGATGAATTTTCtgtaggccctgttcgtttcgttgaaatttggcttatgctgatttgttgcgagaggaaaatattgttcgttcgcgGAAAAGTACGGCTAAAGTAGTGTCGAAGAACAgggtgttattattattattagatcAATTACTATTCAAAAATGAATTTTACTAATATATTTAGTTGGTGCTATGGTCAAGTGCAGCATAGTTTAACTTATAAATAAATCCAGAACtagctaaaataaataaataaataaattactaaacaGCTAACCCTATTTATTAGGAACCCGGATTGAAGTAGTAGTTTGATTTGATTTCATACAATGATCCACATCTAGCGCAAGGGTCGTCATCTGGGCCGTCCACCTCGCGATCGGACGACGGGGACGGAGTCTGAATCACACGGGATCTCCCCAACGAGGAGGGGGCCGCCGGCCGCCTGGAAGGCGGTCAGCCGCGGCGGTATACAACAGAACGGATCAGCCCAGCCCTCTCTCTTTACGCCCACGCGCTCGcctctctcctcctccccccGTTCCGCCTCTCGCGCTCGCCTCTAGAGGACCCCCGCCATCCTCCCCAGGCGCACCACCAAACCCCcagcggcggcgctagggtttgcATCTCCGCGCGTCGGCACCGCAACCTCCGCCTGCGGCGATGGCGGGGCAGGAGCGTAGGACAATCGATCTGGAGGAGGGATGGGCGTTCATGCAGAAGGGCATCACCAAGCTGAAGAACATCCTCGAGGGCAAGCCCGAGCCGCAGTTCAGCTCCGAGGACTACATGATGCTTTACACGTACGTCTCCCTcccccctccctcctcctcctcctcgccgccgtcgccTTCGCGGCGGCGGCCGCTAGGGTTTCCCAACTCGATCCGTTTCGATCCGGTTCTGATCTAGGGTTTTGGTTCCCTTGTCGCAGGACGATATACAACATGTGCACGCAGAAGCCGCCACACGACTACTCGCAGCAGCTTTACGACAAGTATCGGGAGTCGTTCGAGGAGTACATCACCTCCATGGTGAGCCGCCTGTTCATATCCCTCTTGCTCATGTGAATGTCTGTCTTCGACCTAGATTGTTTTGTATCTGCGGCGTGGTATTAGGGTTAGATTTCCTACCCTGAGTATAATAAGGCAGTTTGGATGGTTTTTTTAGCTTTGGTGGATTAGCGCTTGTTTGGTTGATAGGTTGGGACGAGAACGGCCTTGGTGTATATGGGGATGTTCTCGTTTCCTTTTGGTTTTCTTCTAAATAATACAATGCTTGCCGATGACTAGTCAGGTTCATTCACTCTGTAGATGGACATTCTTTTCTGGGAAAAAAATGAGAGTTGTTTGTCATAGATGGTCGAACCCTTATACTATATAGAATTGGCCTGATCTGTTTGATTGTACTTTGTAAATGAACTAACCAAAACTTTTTTATGCTGCAAATATTGCAGTGGTAGCGCTCTCTTCCCCTTCTTTTGTCCATCTCTTGATTTGTACAGGATAATAAAATCTCTTTAAAATGATTGTAATCATCTTGATTAGGTGAAACAATTGGTCCAGCTACTTTATGTGCCTTTGTAACAATTCTGTGCCCATTTACTTGTACACTTGGGCCTGGTGTTCTGTTGGCTCCAGTAGATTCATTAGATGTCTTGTGATATCACTGTGGCTGTTTCCATTTGCTTTTTGTTGGAACTTGTAGTTTCTGTTTGATTGTAATTTCACTCAAGGGTAGACAGCAAACCAGGAGTGTTTCATTCATTCtgtattttgacttttttttggggGAAATTGAGAGTTGTTTGTCATAGATGGTCAACcattataataatatatatagaaTTGTGCTGATCTGTTTGATTGTAATTTGTAAATGGAGTAATCAAAACTTTCTTTATGCTGCAAATATTGCAGTGGTAGCTTTCTTTTCCCCTTTCGTCCATCTCTTTTTTCTACAGGATAAGTTAAATCTCTTTAGTTTAATTGTAATAAgcatcttgatttggtggaacAATTGGCCCAGCTACTTCACAATCAATTCTGTGCCCATTCTTTGTACACTGCAGCTCATTTCTTATAGATCATGTAGAGAGTACCTTTTTGTATTCTTGCAGCACCTTTTAATGGACAGGAATTAGACACTAACCGATGCTATCTATGGCAGGAAGATAAATAATGGTTTGCATAATTAAGTACCCATGGATGCTAGTTTCAATTTGCAGGAGCTTTTCTGTAGCTTGCTAATTTATTGTTTGACGAGCATATTTGATTTGTAAAAGAAACTTGTATACCTCCCTTTAGCTGTAGTTGTTTTTATGACTGAGGTTGAACCCATGAGTCATGCCCTGATTTTGTATGACGCTTTAATCTAACTATGTTATTATGCTCTTCACTGTATTTGTACATTCACTTCTGAGAGCTTTCTCACTAAATTATAATTTCATGCAGGTACTACCTTCGTTAAGGGAGAAACATGATGAGTTTATGCTGAGGGAGCTAGTGCAAAGGTGGTCAAACCATAAAGTCATGGTTCGCTGGCTCTCACGTTTCTTTCATTACCTTGACCGGTACTTCATATCAAGGAGGTCACTTACCCCACTTAAAGATGTTGGCCTTACTTGCTTCCGAGAGTTGGTAAAACAACAGTTACTTAATTTCCAGCTTCTTTTTCACTCATGCTTTTTCAGTGCTTATGCCCTAATCAATTAAACTGTGGTAACAGATCTATCAAGAGATTAAAGGACAAGTTAAAGACGCAGTGATTGCTCTGGTGAGACCTTGCATCTCTTTGTGAATTAATGGTAGTATAAAATGGTTGGTTAACATATACTAGttccattctttatttgcttgatgtTTGGACATTAATATGATCTCCAACATATGTTTTTGACCATATTTTTTTCTTCTAAGTTATACATGTTGGAATATATTGAAATATAGTAAGTACCAAATAAACTGCTATTCTCTCTTCCATGTGGGAAATCTTAAAACTTTTGTGCGCATTAGTGGCCAATTGTCTGATTGCATACATCCCTAAGCTTCATCTATTTGAGAACTGATATTTTTTCTTTTAACAGATAGACAAAGAACGTGAGGGTGAACAGATTGACCGGGCTCTGTTGAAGAATGTCTTGGATATTTTTGTCGAAATTGGGTTGGGTCAAATGGAGTGTTATGAGAATGACTTTGAAGATTTCTTGCTCAAGGATACTACAGAGTACTACTCTGTCAAGGCTCAAAGCTGGATTCTTGAGGACTCATGCCCAGATTACATGATTAAGGTACCTAGAGTTGAGAAGGTTTCTGTCTCTTTCTATCTGTATTTACGTGTGGCTATTTCTTAATGGCTGATGCttctttgaaaaggctgaggagTGTTTGAAGCGGGAGAAGGAGCGAGTAGGTCACTATTTGCATATTAGCAGCGAACAAAAGTTGTTGGAGGTATGTGCAAAATCTTTCCTTTTCCAGTTTTGCAGTATTTCTTCAATTAATATTTTATTTGCAGCAAATATTTCAGTTTTGAATTCAGAATGTTGCTATGTCTTTCTTGAATAGTGCTCGACATATTTTCCCGTATGACCCTTACATTGTTGTAATCTTGAATTTCGACAGAAAGTGCAAAATGAATTGCTTGCTCAGTATGCAACCCCGCTGTTGGAGAAGGAGCATTCTGGATGTTCTGCTTTGCTTCGTGATGATAAGGTTGGATTGAAaaccttattattattattattattatctaatGAATGTCTTCCTAACAGTATTGAATATTTACTGCATCCCTCTATTACTGCAGGTTGAGGATCTTTCTAGGATGTACAGGCTCTTCTCCAAAATCACCCGCGGTCTGGAGCCTATATCTAACATGTTCAAAACGGTAATAATTTCCCTTGCAGGGTGCCTCTTTTCTTTTTTAGCTCACTCATTTTATTCCTTTGAACCATGATATTCAGTTCTGATTGAGTTATATTTGTCCGCAGCATGTTACAAATGAAGGCACAGCCTTGGTAAAGCAAGCAGAAGATTCTGCTAGTAATAAGAAGGTGCAGTGTTTCTTTAGCTGTTAAATTATTTATGTTACCTTTATGCACTTTTTGATTCATATATATAAACAGCAAAACCTCCACATTAATAGTTTGTAACAACCTTCATCTAACCTCTATTGTCAGGTTGCTAAGTAGTTCCCATTTCCCAGTCCTTTTCTTTACATTACCACTTTTGTATGCTTGATATTCTGCCACCTAGCTGTTTGATTCTTCTTGCTATATTTGATTTGATTAATTTTCTGATTTATCTTCCCTAAATTATTATTTTTACAATTCATTGCTTTTACAGCCAGAGAAGAAGGATATGGTTGGCATGCAGGAACAGGTGTGTATCTTGATCGCACTCTGCTTTTGTTGTGTGTTATGTTAGCTAACATTTATTCTTGTTTTTTAGGTCTTCGTGTGGAAAATCATCGAGCTGCATGACAAATATGTAGCTTATGTGACACAATGTTTCCAGGGACATACACTCTTCCATAAGGTCTTCAGCTGAAATATCTCATTTTCATTCTGCTGTAGCCATAATATTGCAAATGGTGTCTCATTCTCATATAATTCTTACCACAGGCACTTAAAGAGGCCTTTGAGGTCTTCTGTAACAAAGGTGTCTCTGGCAGTTCGAGTGCTGAGTTGTTGGCTACCTTCTGCGACAATATTCTGAAGAAAGGTTGCAGTGAGAAGCTCAGTGATGAAGCCATTGAAGATGCTCTTGAAAAGgtacatatttttttttcttttgctgttATTGATAAATTATGTGCCAGAGCTTTAATGATTGTGACTGGTTTCCAGGTGGTGAGATTGCTGGCATACATCAGTGATAAAGACTTATTTGCCGAGTTCTATAGGTGAGTGCTTGTTATCCTACATGGTATTATTAATGCTTGTGTAATTTAAAGAAAATGCTTTTTTGTCAAAGTGTGTAAGGAAATAGTGCCCTTTGCAACTTGGTTAAGTTTTTTAATATGTGAACCGGCTTACAGGAAGAAACTTGCAAGAAGATTACTTTTTGACAAAAGTGCTAATGACGAGCATGAGAGAAGTATTCTGACAAAGCTCAAGCAACAGTGCGGGGGGCAGTTTACTTCAAAAATGGAGGGCATGGTTACGGACCTTACTGTCGCTAGAGATCACCAGACTAAGTTTGAAGAGTTTGTAGCTGGACGTCCAGAGTTGAATCCTGGGATAGACTTGGCTGTTACTGTTTTGACAACGGGATTCTGGCCAAGCTACAAAACTTTTGACATAAACCTTCCTGCTGAGATGGTAAGTTAACTGTTCGATCACTTCAAGGGCACCAACCACTGCACTTGTATCATGGAGCATGTTAGCTCATTTCAAAAAAGCATGTTAGGTACATGTTTATGTTCTTTGAAATGACTTTATATATGTCTGCATCTAGGTGAAATGTGTAGAGGTTTTCAAGGAGTTCTATCAAACAAGAACAAAGCACAGGAAGCTGACATGGATTTATTCCTTGGGAACCTGCAACATCAATGCTAAGTTTGATACTAAACCTATTGAGCTCATTGTTACGACATATCAGGTAATCTTGGATCATTTCTGTATCACAATAAATGGTGCTATATTAACCTGTCTCATGTTTTTTTAACACGTGTCTTGTTTTGACAGGCTGCATTGCTACTGCTGTTCAATGGATCTGACAGGCTTAGTTATTCTGAGATTGTAACACAATTAAACCTGTCAGATGATGATGTAGTGCGCTTGCTCCATTCGCTTTCTTGTGCGAAATACAATATCCTTACCAAGGAACCGGCAAATAGATCAATCTCGCCAAATGATGTTTTTGAGTTCAATTCAAAATTTACTGACAGAATGAGAAGAATTAAGGTATTTCCCGTTTTCACTGTTCTTTTGCTGTTTCGTAAGACTTAGAGTTTAGTTGCTGTTATGCTAACATTTCATTTCGTTCACTCTTTCCAGATTCCACTCCCTCCTGTTGATGAGAAGAAAAAGGTTGTTGAAGATGTTGACAAAGACAGGAggtatgcaattgatgcatcaatTGTGCGCATTATGAAGAGCCGCAAAGTTATGGGTCATCAACAGCTGGTTGCTGAATGTGTTGAGCAGCTGAGCCGCATGTTTAAGGTACTGACAGTATATCTCCTAATCAAGAAGTTCTTCGTAGCTTAGTCCCTGTTACAATACCCGCACGACTGAACTTATTTTCTGCTGTCagttacaatttttatttagttcttgCATTAAGCGTATCAGTAATTCAGTTACAATTTTCTGCCCATGGTACGTTGGGTATCTGTTGTTGCATCAGAAGTAATTACGTACCCTTTTGGATTGAATTTGATATGATGTTATGGTTGCTCTTACATATGAATGTTAAACTGTCACATGTCCCAAACCAAGGGATAGGTTGTTAGGTTCAATCTACAAAGATAACTGTTAACTCGTCCGTGTCTGCGTAATCTAGGATAATCATATACGAAGAAAATTGGTTTTGCTACTTGTGTTGTATTCTGTCCATTTTCTTACTTGGGCCTGTGTGATACAGCCTGACTTCAAAGCCATAAAGAAGAGGATCGAGGATCTCATCACAAGGGACTACTTGGAGCGCGACAAGGACAACGCGAATATGTACAAATACCTTGCCTGATTGGTGGTTAGTGGCAAAGTCCAAAACAGCTCCCAGACTAGTGCGATACCACGGGGGTGGCCATCTCCTGCAAGGTCGTGGTGCGTCAACAACTTTACCATGATTTGCAGCGCGTTTTGGTGATTTGCGTGCTTATGGGTCCTGCCACAGCACGGGCTGCTCACATTTTGTAAATTGGTCGTTAAATAGGATAATCGTGTTGACCTACATTAGATATGATGATATGAGGAATATGAGAGGAACTTGTACTTGTCCGTGCCTTCTATGCCAATGCTTTATCTATATATCTGTATCACTGTTTCAGTTAACTGAGATGAGATGATGCTTGGAGTTGTTTTGCTATATGAAATGGTGGATACTATGGGAATTTGCAGTATCGGTTTGGGTCTGTATGCACCTGCTTTTGTTTTCTAGGTAGATGCGCGTATTCTGGCTTCGTTGTCAACTGTTGGTTTATGTGGAAGGCAGAGCGGCGCCAGGATTTCTGGAACTGCCCTTGCTGGCCACTGGCCTTTGTGGATTATTAAAGCGCTGTTTGGATAGATAGGGCTAGTTATTAGCCGGGGCAAAAAATTAAACCGGATTAGATAGATAGTTCAGCTAGTTGCTAGTTATGAGCCGGGGCAGCTAGTTGACTAACGGCAGTCACATTAGAAACTATGGGATATGGGATGGTTTTATACTTGCCGAGTTAGTCACTCTAGAAACTAACATTAGAAACGGTTTTATACTTGCCGAGTTAGTCACACTAGAAACCATGAGATGGTTACTTACTGAGTCAATTAGACATTATATACATAGAAACCATATTTTCCTAATAATGAATAGTTTctttaaaaattaaaatttgtcCAATCAAATGTCCTCTCTCTTGGCTAAGGTAGTCACGCTCTAGAAACTACGAGATGGTTTCATATTTACTGAGTGAAATAGACATTATATATAGAAATTATTTTCTCCAATAGTTTGGTTAAAGTTAATTTTGTCCATTAAATGTTTTCTTTCTCTTAGCATCCATCAATCGTAGCTTGATTCTTACGTAAGCATTGACCAATCACATTTATTTGTATCTTGATTCTATTTGTACCTTAATTCTTATGTAAGCATTGACCAATCACATCTATTCGTATTTTAGTTCTCGTGTAGACATAGTTTTTTCTATATAAGAAATGATTTCCTTCTCTATCTTTATTAACTACAATGCACATTAGCATTTTGTTTAGTTGGTACTAATTAATCAACATAGGAACCATCTACATTGCCATATTTGCATCTTGCTTAGTTGACATACTAATAAATGGACATAGGAACAATCTAGTTTCTGGGTTGAAAGTACCCTAACAACAACTAGTAAGAGGCTAGACTAAAAGATCAACCCACCTATTAGCCCATGTTTGAATGGGGCCCTAAGTGTTATTCATAATCCTTTGCTATAAGACGACGTAGTGGGAAAACCAGACGCCAAGATCCCCACGAtgagagaattatgtatttggcactaaAACAAATCGATCTTTCATATTTGGCACTAGAAaatttgaacttccttatctagcaTCGAGTTGAAATTTTCTTTCGTAAATGGTATTGCCGTCCATTTAGACCGCTAACGATGTCAAGTGGCTAGCAAAATAATATAAATGCCCT
This genomic interval carries:
- the LOC136511423 gene encoding cullin-1-like is translated as MAGQERRTIDLEEGWAFMQKGITKLKNILEGKPEPQFSSEDYMMLYTTIYNMCTQKPPHDYSQQLYDKYRESFEEYITSMVLPSLREKHDEFMLRELVQRWSNHKVMVRWLSRFFHYLDRYFISRRSLTPLKDVGLTCFRELIYQEIKGQVKDAVIALIDKEREGEQIDRALLKNVLDIFVEIGLGQMECYENDFEDFLLKDTTEYYSVKAQSWILEDSCPDYMIKAEECLKREKERVGHYLHISSEQKLLEKVQNELLAQYATPLLEKEHSGCSALLRDDKVEDLSRMYRLFSKITRGLEPISNMFKTHVTNEGTALVKQAEDSASNKKPEKKDMVGMQEQVFVWKIIELHDKYVAYVTQCFQGHTLFHKALKEAFEVFCNKGVSGSSSAELLATFCDNILKKGCSEKLSDEAIEDALEKVVRLLAYISDKDLFAEFYRKKLARRLLFDKSANDEHERSILTKLKQQCGGQFTSKMEGMVTDLTVARDHQTKFEEFVAGRPELNPGIDLAVTVLTTGFWPSYKTFDINLPAEMVKCVEVFKEFYQTRTKHRKLTWIYSLGTCNINAKFDTKPIELIVTTYQAALLLLFNGSDRLSYSEIVTQLNLSDDDVVRLLHSLSCAKYNILTKEPANRSISPNDVFEFNSKFTDRMRRIKIPLPPVDEKKKVVEDVDKDRRYAIDASIVRIMKSRKVMGHQQLVAECVEQLSRMFKPDFKAIKKRIEDLITRDYLERDKDNANMYKYLA